One part of the Labilithrix sp. genome encodes these proteins:
- the mraZ gene encoding division/cell wall cluster transcriptional repressor MraZ yields MFRGRYEHTMDAKGRTSLPARYRDVLSSIGERRIILTSALDPCLVAYTSPEWSAFEEKLAKLPQFDKAVQKLKRLYVSGAVECEVDDSGRILVPPTLREHAGLEKAVLWAGSGKYAELWDVKQWKRHFEATDEEREQIGARLAELGL; encoded by the coding sequence ATGTTTCGCGGTCGGTACGAGCACACGATGGACGCCAAGGGGAGGACCAGCCTCCCGGCGCGCTATCGCGACGTGCTGTCGTCGATCGGCGAGCGACGCATCATCCTCACGAGCGCCCTCGACCCGTGCCTCGTCGCGTACACCTCGCCCGAGTGGAGCGCGTTCGAAGAGAAGCTCGCGAAGCTGCCTCAGTTCGACAAGGCGGTGCAGAAGCTGAAGCGCCTCTACGTGTCCGGCGCGGTCGAGTGCGAGGTCGACGACTCCGGCCGCATCCTCGTCCCCCCCACGCTCCGCGAGCACGCCGGCCTCGAGAAGGCCGTCCTCTGGGCCGGGAGCGGGAAGTACGCCGAGCTCTGGGACGTGAAGCAGTGGAAGCGGCACTTCGAGGCCACCGACGAAGAGCGCGAGCAGATCGGCGCGCGCCTGGCGGAGCTCGGCCTGTGA
- a CDS encoding matrixin family metalloprotease, which translates to MLRFLVVLALLLVAPDALAFCRTTNARCKEPDCPTDENGCVTEGKPVAYRTSPISFAFAERGTTKLNEAKARAAVRAAFQKWQSVSCAGGQTSLWFKEQPDIPPDGDLGLAASDDDDGPESGTPPFGIYFRDTSWGDNDPKALALTTLGYKGTTVVAARIEINTAGTRFRFDSDQESEDNDFQAVITHEVGHYIGIAHSLEQDSLMHAEYCHWKDRCDQGVRLKRALSADDRLAVCTLYPPITPRLPPTDEPYAETAGCSAAPGARTSSAAALLLVVAAGAARKRRTNRAAR; encoded by the coding sequence ATGCTTCGCTTCCTCGTCGTCCTCGCGCTGCTCCTCGTCGCGCCCGACGCGCTCGCGTTCTGTCGCACCACGAACGCGAGGTGCAAGGAGCCCGACTGCCCGACCGACGAGAACGGGTGCGTGACCGAGGGCAAGCCCGTCGCGTACCGCACGAGCCCGATCTCCTTCGCGTTCGCCGAGCGCGGCACGACGAAGCTGAACGAAGCGAAGGCGCGCGCGGCGGTGCGGGCCGCGTTCCAGAAATGGCAGAGCGTCTCGTGCGCGGGCGGCCAGACCTCGCTCTGGTTCAAGGAGCAGCCCGACATCCCGCCCGACGGGGACCTCGGCCTCGCCGCGTCCGACGACGACGACGGCCCCGAGTCCGGCACGCCGCCGTTCGGCATCTATTTTCGCGACACGTCGTGGGGCGACAACGATCCGAAGGCGCTCGCGCTGACGACGCTCGGCTACAAGGGCACGACGGTCGTGGCCGCGCGGATCGAGATCAACACGGCGGGGACGAGGTTCCGCTTCGACTCCGATCAAGAGTCGGAGGACAACGATTTCCAGGCCGTCATCACGCACGAGGTCGGGCACTACATCGGCATCGCGCACAGCCTCGAGCAGGACTCGCTGATGCACGCCGAGTACTGCCACTGGAAGGACCGCTGCGACCAGGGCGTTCGCTTGAAGCGCGCGCTCTCCGCCGACGATCGCCTCGCGGTATGCACCCTCTATCCGCCCATCACGCCGCGGCTCCCGCCGACCGACGAGCCCTACGCCGAGACGGCCGGGTGCTCCGCCGCGCCCGGCGCGAGGACGAGCTCGGCTGCGGCGCTCTTGCTCGTGGTCGCGGCCGGCGCCGCCCGCAAAAGGCGCACAAATCGCGCGGCGCGCTGA
- a CDS encoding transpeptidase family protein produces the protein MKNLDPARAKWIRARMGILCGAMAIGLGGFVNSAYRVQVEDQQSWKETAENQRQRRLHIEPKRGGIYDRNGAALAASVEVPSISGDVVEMIRGVEGQNAQQQALITIAQTLGKTLSIDPSEIHQKIVTRRRFVWLKRRVTAEEAQAIRDLGDPRKTPKPIKGLAVEGEGRRYYPGRELAGPVLGFVAPDGFGKDGLELSLDEELRGRAEEVRGLRDRSGRLIFSEGTNDVAAMAGHDITLALDQAIQRVAERELDTAYRTYETKGASLVVMDPTSGDILALASVPGFNPNDYGEADPDWRRDRAVTDRFEPGSVMKVFTVAAALTAGTLKPTETIYCERGNYQLGNVTIHDTHNNENLSVTQVLAKSSNIGALKIGLGLGEPGLYGALRRFGFGEPTGLPIPGEASGVLRPRGRPWFEVETANASFGQGISVTTIQLATAMSAIANGGKVMEPILVRKITDAKGNVVKEWAPRVRREAVPAGIAKTVAEMLTAVVEDGGTGTEAAMQGFRVAGKTATAQKVDPATGKYSEDHYTASFVGFVPADKPRLVVAVVLDDPTIGRYGGDLAGPVFRRVAEASLRYLGVPPSNAKPAVKQVKGSDAEPALIAAKAEPPKPEPPAPPTPVGPPLPNSIKVPDAAGMGARDAVRTVGALGLVPVVEGSGKLVKQVPSAGTAVPKGTSVRLVFEPST, from the coding sequence ATGAAGAACCTCGATCCCGCGCGCGCGAAGTGGATCCGAGCTCGGATGGGGATCCTGTGCGGCGCGATGGCGATCGGTCTCGGCGGCTTCGTCAACAGCGCGTACCGCGTCCAGGTCGAGGACCAACAGTCGTGGAAGGAGACGGCCGAGAACCAGCGTCAGCGCCGCCTCCACATCGAGCCGAAGCGCGGCGGCATCTACGATCGCAACGGCGCCGCGCTCGCCGCGAGCGTCGAAGTGCCGAGCATCAGCGGCGACGTCGTCGAGATGATCCGCGGCGTCGAAGGCCAGAACGCGCAGCAGCAGGCGCTCATCACGATCGCGCAGACGCTCGGCAAGACGCTCTCGATCGATCCGAGCGAGATCCACCAGAAGATCGTGACCCGCCGCCGCTTCGTGTGGCTCAAGCGCCGCGTCACGGCGGAGGAGGCGCAGGCGATCCGCGACCTCGGCGATCCGAGGAAGACGCCGAAGCCGATCAAGGGCCTCGCGGTGGAAGGGGAGGGCCGCCGCTACTACCCGGGGCGTGAGCTCGCCGGTCCGGTGCTCGGCTTCGTCGCGCCCGACGGCTTCGGCAAGGACGGCCTCGAGCTCTCCCTCGACGAGGAGCTCCGCGGCCGCGCCGAAGAGGTGCGCGGCCTCCGCGATCGCTCGGGCCGCCTCATCTTCTCGGAGGGCACGAACGACGTCGCGGCGATGGCGGGCCACGACATCACCCTCGCGCTCGACCAGGCGATCCAGCGCGTCGCCGAGCGCGAGCTCGACACCGCGTACCGCACCTACGAGACGAAGGGCGCGTCGCTCGTCGTCATGGATCCGACGAGCGGCGACATCCTCGCGCTCGCGTCGGTGCCCGGCTTCAACCCGAACGACTACGGCGAGGCGGACCCGGATTGGCGCCGCGACCGCGCGGTGACCGATCGCTTCGAGCCCGGCTCCGTCATGAAGGTCTTCACCGTCGCCGCCGCGCTCACGGCGGGAACGCTGAAGCCGACCGAGACGATCTACTGCGAGCGCGGCAACTACCAGCTCGGCAACGTCACGATCCACGACACGCACAACAACGAGAACCTCAGCGTGACGCAGGTCCTCGCGAAGAGCTCGAACATCGGCGCGCTCAAGATCGGCCTCGGCCTCGGCGAGCCCGGCCTCTACGGCGCGCTCCGCCGCTTCGGCTTCGGCGAGCCGACCGGGCTCCCGATCCCGGGCGAGGCCTCGGGCGTGCTCCGCCCCCGCGGCCGCCCGTGGTTCGAGGTCGAGACCGCGAACGCGAGCTTCGGTCAAGGCATCAGCGTCACCACGATCCAGCTCGCGACCGCGATGAGCGCGATCGCGAACGGCGGCAAGGTGATGGAGCCGATCCTCGTCCGCAAGATCACCGACGCGAAGGGCAACGTCGTGAAGGAGTGGGCCCCGCGCGTGCGCCGCGAGGCGGTGCCGGCCGGGATCGCGAAGACGGTGGCCGAGATGCTCACCGCCGTCGTCGAAGACGGAGGCACCGGGACGGAGGCCGCGATGCAGGGGTTCCGCGTCGCGGGCAAGACCGCCACCGCGCAGAAGGTCGACCCCGCGACCGGGAAGTACTCCGAGGATCACTACACCGCCTCGTTCGTCGGCTTCGTCCCCGCCGACAAACCGCGCCTCGTCGTCGCCGTCGTCCTCGACGATCCGACGATCGGCCGCTACGGCGGCGATCTCGCCGGCCCCGTCTTCCGCCGCGTCGCCGAGGCGAGCCTCCGCTACCTCGGCGTGCCGCCTTCGAACGCGAAGCCGGCGGTGAAACAAGTGAAGGGCAGCGACGCGGAGCCCGCGCTCATCGCGGCGAAGGCGGAGCCGCCGAAGCCCGAGCCGCCCGCGCCGCCGACGCCGGTCGGGCCCCCGCTCCCGAACAGCATCAAGGTCCCCGACGCCGCCGGGATGGGCGCGCGCGACGCGGTGCGCACGGTCGGCGCGCTCGGGCTCGTCCCGGTCGTGGAAGGGAGCGGCAAGCTCGTGAAGCAGGTGCCGTCCGCGGGCACGGCCGTTCCGAAGGGGACGAGCGTGCGGTTGGTGTTCGAGCCCTCGACGTGA
- a CDS encoding LamG domain-containing protein, with protein MRWAAWKLALAVGSAAGVPVIACTSFGSAPPPGDLNDGSVSDPPEGGTADVLDGERSAYARAVLQDGPIAYFRLGEDAGTETTSENGRHSGKLMGGAVLGAPGLLRDEPSTALTLDGHDARVDLGQSFDFDERAPFSIELWFNAHTLSGQYRMLVMKQSSGQIEAHNLYAESGRIVFERYVDGGGVKAQHSGSVPMGRAVHVVARYDGATMSLFVDGRMEAETADARLAAKKSGPFFIGGDGSGLESLDGEIDEVAIYDKALSVERIRAHYAAGRPE; from the coding sequence ATGCGCTGGGCGGCGTGGAAGCTCGCGCTCGCGGTCGGTTCGGCCGCCGGCGTGCCTGTGATCGCCTGCACCTCCTTCGGGAGCGCCCCACCACCGGGAGACCTGAACGACGGGAGCGTCAGCGACCCGCCGGAGGGAGGCACCGCAGACGTGCTCGACGGAGAGCGAAGCGCTTACGCACGGGCGGTGCTCCAGGACGGACCGATCGCCTACTTCAGGCTGGGAGAGGACGCTGGCACGGAGACGACGTCGGAGAACGGGAGGCACTCGGGCAAGCTCATGGGAGGTGCCGTGCTCGGCGCCCCGGGCCTCCTCCGCGACGAGCCCAGCACCGCGCTCACCCTCGACGGCCACGACGCACGCGTCGATCTCGGACAGAGCTTCGACTTCGACGAGAGGGCGCCATTCTCCATCGAGCTATGGTTCAACGCTCACACGCTCTCTGGCCAATACCGGATGCTCGTGATGAAGCAGTCGTCGGGCCAGATCGAGGCGCACAACCTCTACGCCGAGTCGGGACGAATCGTCTTCGAGCGATACGTCGACGGCGGCGGCGTCAAGGCTCAGCACTCTGGCTCCGTGCCGATGGGACGCGCCGTCCACGTCGTCGCGCGCTACGACGGCGCGACGATGTCGCTCTTCGTCGACGGCCGCATGGAAGCAGAGACGGCCGACGCCCGGCTCGCGGCGAAGAAATCGGGCCCCTTCTTCATCGGCGGAGATGGATCGGGCCTCGAGAGCCTCGACGGCGAGATCGACGAGGTCGCGATCTACGACAAGGCCCTCTCCGTCGAGCGCATTCGAGCCCACTACGCGGCTGGCCGTCCCGAGTGA
- a CDS encoding cell division protein FtsL, whose product MTRERARMFLIHWTLAVVAAACAFIVHLAMRGRTVALGYELGKARQEQARLRDVKRVHELEAASYKTPERVEIVARSLLGMEPPGPDRIVPIHTKVPQ is encoded by the coding sequence ATGACCCGCGAGCGCGCGCGCATGTTCCTCATCCACTGGACGCTCGCCGTCGTCGCCGCCGCGTGCGCGTTCATCGTGCACCTCGCGATGCGTGGGCGCACCGTCGCGCTCGGCTACGAGCTCGGCAAGGCGCGGCAGGAGCAGGCCCGCCTCCGCGACGTGAAGCGCGTCCACGAGCTCGAGGCCGCGAGCTACAAGACGCCGGAGCGCGTCGAGATCGTCGCGCGCTCGCTCCTCGGCATGGAGCCGCCGGGCCCGGATCGCATCGTCCCGATCCACACGAAGGTCCCGCAGTAG
- a CDS encoding UDP-N-acetylmuramoyl-L-alanyl-D-glutamate--2,6-diaminopimelate ligase: MTLAELAREIRGETEVVGDRAIRVTGVQHDSRHVEPGDMFVVRRGAKHDGRSFIDAAIERGAVALLAERGLELPAVKLPVLRVANVADGMAFAAAAAYGHPAFSLDIVGVTGTNGKTTTTHLVRAAIDGANGAPVTGVVGTVGHTFAGRTVAAAHTTPESDELARVLAAMRREGATAVAMEVSSIALVLRRVAAVRFRVAAFTNLTQDHLDFHASMEEYAAAKMELFTTMAPGLAVVNVDDPFGAKIAAACKCKVLRVRTRPGASTDADVYPESVTMSGDGMRIALRVPGPMSGRVELDTRLVGAHNVENLLVALGVVSALDLDVAQAAAALAFETGAPGRLERCDGPGDDVIALVDYAHTPDALARAIEAVRPSAKRVVCVFGCGGDRDPTKRGPMGVAAAAADLAIVTSDNPRTEDPAAIAAPVEAGVMSAGRKKLTIAAAAAGEAGYLVELDRKSAIELAIGLAQPGDVVLVAGKGHEDYQIVGAEKRPFDDRTEARRALERRRSRKEA, encoded by the coding sequence ATGACGCTGGCGGAGCTCGCGCGGGAGATCCGCGGCGAGACCGAGGTCGTGGGCGACCGGGCGATCCGCGTCACCGGCGTGCAGCACGACTCGCGCCACGTGGAGCCGGGCGACATGTTCGTCGTCCGCAGAGGCGCGAAGCACGACGGTCGCTCGTTCATCGACGCCGCGATCGAGCGCGGCGCGGTCGCGCTGCTCGCCGAGCGCGGCCTCGAGCTTCCAGCCGTGAAGCTCCCCGTCCTCCGCGTCGCGAACGTCGCCGATGGCATGGCGTTCGCGGCCGCCGCGGCGTACGGGCACCCCGCCTTCTCGCTCGACATCGTCGGCGTCACCGGCACGAACGGGAAGACGACGACGACGCACCTCGTCCGCGCCGCGATCGACGGCGCGAACGGCGCGCCGGTCACCGGCGTCGTCGGCACGGTCGGCCACACGTTCGCCGGCCGCACCGTCGCCGCGGCGCACACGACGCCGGAGTCCGACGAGCTCGCGCGCGTCCTCGCCGCGATGCGCCGCGAGGGCGCGACCGCGGTCGCGATGGAGGTCTCCTCGATCGCGCTCGTGCTCCGCCGCGTCGCCGCGGTTCGCTTCCGCGTCGCCGCCTTCACGAACCTCACCCAGGACCACCTCGACTTCCACGCCTCGATGGAGGAGTACGCCGCGGCGAAGATGGAGCTCTTCACGACGATGGCGCCCGGCCTCGCGGTCGTGAACGTCGACGATCCGTTCGGCGCGAAGATCGCGGCGGCGTGCAAGTGCAAGGTGCTGCGCGTCCGCACGCGGCCCGGCGCCTCGACCGATGCAGACGTGTACCCCGAGTCCGTCACGATGAGCGGCGACGGCATGCGGATCGCGCTTCGCGTCCCGGGCCCGATGTCCGGCCGCGTCGAGCTCGACACGCGGCTCGTCGGCGCGCACAACGTCGAGAACCTGCTCGTCGCGCTCGGCGTCGTCTCCGCGCTCGACCTCGACGTCGCGCAGGCGGCCGCCGCGCTCGCGTTCGAGACCGGCGCGCCGGGGCGCCTCGAGCGCTGCGACGGACCCGGCGACGACGTGATCGCCCTCGTCGACTACGCGCACACGCCCGACGCGCTCGCCCGCGCGATCGAGGCGGTGCGCCCCTCCGCGAAGCGCGTCGTCTGCGTCTTCGGCTGCGGCGGCGATCGCGATCCGACGAAGCGCGGTCCGATGGGCGTCGCCGCCGCGGCGGCGGACCTCGCGATCGTCACGAGCGACAACCCCCGCACCGAGGACCCCGCCGCGATCGCGGCTCCGGTCGAGGCCGGTGTCATGAGCGCGGGACGGAAGAAGCTCACGATCGCCGCTGCCGCCGCGGGCGAGGCCGGCTACCTCGTCGAGCTCGATCGGAAGAGCGCGATCGAGCTCGCGATCGGCCTCGCGCAGCCGGGCGACGTCGTGCTCGTCGCGGGCAAGGGGCACGAGGACTACCAGATCGTCGGCGCCGAGAAGCGGCCGTTCGACGATCGGACCGAAGCACGCCGTGCGCTCGAGCGGCGCCGGTCGAGGAAGGAAGCCTGA
- the murD gene encoding UDP-N-acetylmuramoyl-L-alanine--D-glutamate ligase produces the protein MMKGKRVVVVGLGISGVAACEMLVARGARVVGTDARTDIAPIEGVELVLGGHDGARLEEADLVVVSPGVPMFPALSAAEAKGVRIWGEVELAVQALADPKPPVVAIGGTNGKSTTTSLVGALLRRAGKRVFVGGNLGEPLAAHADEAFDVVVLEVSSFQMERVESFRPKVSVLLNVTPDHLDRYPSEEAYAGAKGNAFVRQTADDLAVVPAGDDVCRAQAKRGRGTIVTFGPGGDVDVRNDVIVDGEHAYPRSAIVLQGGHNALNVAAALAAIRPFGVDPRVVREVLAEHAGLEHRMAFVRSRRGVRFYDDSKGTNVGASVTAIRGVMEEKVVLVAGGKDKGGSYGPLADAMRERGRAAVVIGEAKALLRAALADVVPVREAATMEEAVKLAAELAQGGDAVLLSPACSSFDMFRDYKDRGDAFVRAVMGLP, from the coding sequence CTGATGAAGGGCAAACGCGTCGTCGTCGTCGGATTGGGGATCAGCGGCGTCGCCGCGTGCGAGATGCTCGTCGCGCGCGGCGCGCGGGTCGTCGGCACCGACGCGCGGACGGACATCGCCCCGATCGAAGGCGTCGAGCTGGTCCTCGGCGGTCACGACGGCGCGCGCCTCGAGGAGGCCGACCTCGTCGTCGTGTCCCCCGGCGTGCCGATGTTCCCCGCGCTCTCCGCGGCCGAGGCGAAGGGCGTGCGCATCTGGGGCGAGGTCGAGCTCGCGGTCCAGGCGCTCGCCGATCCGAAGCCGCCCGTCGTCGCGATCGGCGGAACGAACGGCAAGAGCACCACCACCTCCCTCGTCGGCGCGCTCCTCCGCCGCGCCGGCAAGCGCGTGTTCGTCGGCGGCAACCTCGGCGAGCCGCTCGCCGCGCACGCGGACGAGGCGTTCGACGTCGTCGTGCTGGAGGTCTCGAGCTTCCAGATGGAGCGCGTCGAGTCCTTCCGCCCGAAGGTGAGCGTGCTCCTCAACGTCACGCCCGATCACCTCGATCGCTACCCGAGCGAAGAGGCGTACGCCGGCGCGAAGGGCAACGCGTTCGTGCGGCAAACCGCGGACGATCTCGCGGTCGTCCCCGCCGGCGACGACGTCTGCCGCGCGCAGGCGAAGCGCGGCCGAGGCACGATCGTGACGTTTGGCCCCGGCGGCGACGTCGACGTGCGAAACGACGTGATCGTCGACGGCGAACATGCCTATCCACGATCGGCGATTGTCCTTCAGGGCGGTCATAATGCCTTGAACGTCGCGGCGGCGCTCGCGGCGATTCGGCCTTTCGGCGTGGACCCGCGCGTCGTCCGCGAGGTGCTCGCCGAGCACGCGGGCCTCGAGCACCGCATGGCCTTCGTGCGCTCGCGGCGCGGCGTGCGCTTCTACGACGACTCGAAGGGCACGAACGTCGGCGCCTCGGTGACGGCGATCCGCGGGGTGATGGAGGAGAAGGTCGTCCTCGTCGCCGGCGGCAAGGACAAGGGCGGCAGCTACGGGCCGCTCGCGGACGCGATGCGCGAGCGGGGCCGCGCCGCGGTCGTGATCGGCGAGGCGAAGGCGCTCCTCCGCGCGGCGCTGGCGGACGTCGTGCCGGTGCGCGAGGCGGCGACGATGGAGGAGGCGGTGAAGCTCGCCGCCGAGCTCGCGCAGGGCGGCGACGCGGTCCTCCTCTCGCCCGCGTGCTCCAGCTTCGACATGTTCCGCGACTACAAGGACCGCGGCGACGCCTTCGTCCGCGCGGTGATGGGGCTCCCGTGA
- the mraY gene encoding phospho-N-acetylmuramoyl-pentapeptide-transferase encodes MLYELLYPLRHSASWLGWLNVLRYVPFRAIAATMTAMFLCFFLSPWFIRELQRKQIGQVVRDEGLIPEAHLKKRGTPTMGGALLLMAVLGSTVMWCDLRNTFVLAATTVTAGYGVIGYLDDYLKIRMKHSKGLPARAKLVGQFLVAAAVMIYIFNAKDHVPSDWWEIRTRLSIPFVAFAKHPISLPLWAYIAFAVLCVVATSNAVNFTDGLDGLAIGPVIFNAGTYLIWAYLSGATLGIAGVAQRFVVARYLDIPEISSAGEISIFCGALLGAGIGFLWYNTYPAQVFMGDVGALALGGGLGTCAVFLKTELLSIILGGVFFLEGLSVVTQIVSFRLTGKRVFLMAPIHHHYEKKGWPEPKIIVRFWIISILLALVSLASLKLR; translated from the coding sequence ATGCTTTACGAGCTCCTCTACCCCTTGCGCCATAGCGCGAGCTGGCTGGGGTGGCTCAACGTCCTCCGCTACGTCCCGTTCCGCGCGATCGCCGCGACGATGACGGCGATGTTCCTCTGCTTCTTCCTCTCGCCGTGGTTCATCCGCGAGCTGCAGCGGAAGCAGATCGGTCAGGTCGTCCGCGACGAGGGGCTCATCCCCGAGGCGCACCTCAAGAAACGGGGGACGCCGACGATGGGCGGCGCGCTCCTCCTGATGGCGGTGCTCGGGTCGACCGTGATGTGGTGCGACCTCCGGAACACGTTCGTCCTCGCCGCGACGACCGTGACGGCGGGGTACGGCGTCATCGGCTACCTCGACGACTACCTCAAGATCCGCATGAAGCACTCGAAGGGTCTGCCCGCGCGCGCGAAGCTCGTCGGGCAGTTCCTCGTCGCGGCCGCGGTCATGATCTACATCTTCAACGCGAAGGACCACGTCCCGTCGGACTGGTGGGAGATCCGGACGCGCCTCAGCATCCCGTTCGTCGCGTTCGCGAAGCACCCGATCTCGCTCCCGCTCTGGGCCTACATCGCGTTCGCGGTCCTCTGCGTCGTCGCGACGTCGAACGCGGTGAACTTCACCGACGGCCTCGACGGCCTCGCGATCGGTCCGGTCATCTTCAACGCCGGCACGTACCTCATCTGGGCTTATCTCTCCGGCGCCACGCTCGGCATCGCGGGCGTCGCGCAGCGCTTCGTCGTCGCGCGTTACCTCGATATTCCGGAGATCTCCTCCGCCGGCGAAATATCGATTTTCTGCGGCGCCCTGCTCGGCGCCGGCATCGGCTTCCTCTGGTACAACACGTATCCCGCGCAGGTCTTCATGGGCGACGTCGGCGCGCTCGCGCTCGGCGGCGGCCTCGGCACCTGCGCCGTATTCCTGAAGACCGAGCTCCTCTCGATCATCCTCGGCGGCGTCTTCTTCCTCGAGGGCCTCAGCGTCGTCACGCAGATCGTGAGCTTTCGGCTCACGGGCAAGCGCGTATTTTTGATGGCGCCGATTCACCATCATTACGAGAAGAAGGGCTGGCCCGAACCCAAGATCATCGTCCGATTCTGGATTATCTCCATCCTCCTCGCGCTCGTGAGCCTCGCGAGCTTGAAGCTCCGCTGA
- the rsmH gene encoding 16S rRNA (cytosine(1402)-N(4))-methyltransferase RsmH translates to MPDFVHETVMLREVVHALGLPSAGSAADVADVADPSLAPASGASGVFVDCTLGGGGHSEGILEASPTARVIALDRDDVALAAARARLARFGERVTFVKTPFGDVVAALAELGMTEVDGLCADLGVSSPQLDDAARGMSFRREGPLDMRMDATSGETALELIARLSDDELADVIFDYGDERRSRRIARSVKRALSDNQLTTTLDLRKAIVRAVGPVRVGGVDPATRTFQALRIAVNNELDQLDELLSALPRIVRPGGRVAILSFHSLEDRLVKRAFQDRESWDVITKKPVVATEEESTANPRARSAKLRAAVRSDGGGSHVSGMRSRVRSR, encoded by the coding sequence ATGCCGGACTTCGTGCATGAGACCGTGATGCTCCGCGAGGTCGTGCACGCGCTCGGTCTCCCGAGCGCGGGGAGCGCGGCGGACGTGGCGGACGTGGCGGACCCGTCCCTCGCGCCCGCGTCGGGGGCGAGCGGCGTGTTCGTCGACTGCACCCTCGGCGGCGGCGGGCACAGCGAGGGGATCCTCGAGGCGAGCCCCACCGCGCGCGTCATCGCGCTCGATCGCGACGACGTCGCGCTCGCGGCGGCGCGCGCCCGGCTCGCGCGGTTCGGCGAGCGCGTCACGTTCGTGAAGACCCCGTTCGGCGACGTCGTCGCGGCGCTCGCGGAGCTGGGGATGACCGAGGTGGACGGGCTCTGCGCCGACCTCGGCGTGAGCTCGCCGCAGCTCGACGACGCTGCGCGCGGCATGAGCTTCCGGCGCGAAGGGCCGCTCGACATGCGGATGGACGCGACCTCGGGCGAGACCGCGCTCGAGCTCATCGCGCGGCTGTCGGACGACGAGCTCGCCGACGTCATCTTCGACTACGGCGACGAGCGCCGGTCGCGCCGCATCGCGCGGAGCGTGAAGCGCGCGCTCTCGGACAACCAGCTCACGACCACGCTCGACCTCCGGAAGGCGATCGTGCGCGCGGTCGGTCCGGTGCGCGTCGGCGGCGTCGACCCCGCGACGCGCACGTTCCAGGCCCTCCGCATCGCGGTGAACAACGAGCTCGATCAGCTCGACGAGCTCCTCTCCGCGCTCCCCCGCATCGTGCGCCCCGGCGGCCGCGTCGCGATCCTGAGCTTCCACTCGCTCGAGGACCGCCTCGTGAAGCGCGCCTTCCAGGACCGCGAGAGCTGGGACGTGATCACGAAGAAGCCCGTCGTCGCGACGGAAGAAGAGAGCACCGCGAACCCCCGCGCCCGCAGCGCCAAGCTCCGCGCCGCCGTGCGCTCCGACGGCGGCGGCTCGCACGTGTCGGGGATGCGCTCCCGCGTGAGGTCGCGATGA